Proteins encoded in a region of the Candidatus Nezhaarchaeota archaeon genome:
- a CDS encoding ORC1-type DNA replication protein has translation MWRHVREAMDMEYSERTKDETVFKDEGALSFEYIPSSLPHREKQLKMLMNFFSFMVEGESSFCQKALLTGHVGTGKTATSRLFGKILKKEMDERGKNFRFVYVNCYRERTLFLVCQKIIETLTPSLPTRGLSPQELLRVTLSLLEEKRASMMLVLDEVHYFVKTAGQDAFYNLLRVLEGYDEREVKIGLIFISRGKEFIYELDDVLRSSLTRNIIEFEPYVSSQLMTILQDRVKMAFKDGAVSPEAIEVIADSVGVDRGGSGDARLAIELLWRAGKIADMRGRREVTPDDVREASGFIHPAIRTEELRNLLAHEKMVLLTIARELKKGKAYIKMGDLEDKYRSECELWGLKARKHTQLWKTVKNLEGMGFISTKTTSTRRGRTTLIGLPTIPAFLLEKEVLKLLIEEVEGKEVWK, from the coding sequence GTGTGGAGACATGTGAGGGAAGCCATGGACATGGAATATTCTGAGCGTACTAAGGATGAAACGGTATTCAAGGATGAGGGGGCATTATCGTTTGAGTATATACCTTCAAGTTTACCTCATAGAGAGAAGCAGCTGAAAATGCTAATGAACTTCTTTAGCTTTATGGTTGAGGGGGAGTCAAGCTTTTGTCAAAAAGCCTTGCTCACCGGGCACGTGGGCACAGGGAAGACAGCCACCTCTAGGCTTTTTGGTAAAATTTTAAAGAAGGAGATGGATGAGAGGGGGAAGAATTTTAGATTTGTGTATGTGAACTGTTATCGTGAAAGAACTCTTTTTCTCGTGTGTCAAAAGATTATTGAAACTCTAACTCCATCTCTTCCTACTAGAGGGTTATCGCCTCAAGAACTTTTGAGGGTAACGCTTTCACTCCTTGAAGAAAAGAGGGCCTCAATGATGCTGGTGCTGGATGAGGTACATTACTTTGTGAAGACTGCAGGACAAGATGCCTTCTATAACCTATTGAGGGTATTAGAGGGATATGACGAGAGAGAAGTTAAGATAGGCTTAATCTTCATTTCGAGGGGTAAAGAGTTTATTTACGAGTTGGATGATGTGTTAAGAAGCAGCTTGACTAGGAATATAATAGAGTTTGAGCCATATGTTTCAAGCCAATTAATGACGATCCTTCAAGATAGAGTTAAGATGGCATTTAAGGATGGAGCTGTATCACCAGAAGCAATTGAGGTAATAGCTGATAGTGTTGGGGTTGATAGAGGAGGAAGTGGAGATGCAAGGCTTGCCATAGAGCTGTTGTGGCGGGCGGGGAAGATTGCAGATATGAGAGGGAGGAGGGAGGTCACTCCTGACGATGTAAGAGAAGCTAGTGGCTTTATTCATCCAGCTATAAGAACTGAAGAGTTAAGGAACTTACTGGCGCATGAGAAGATGGTCCTCTTAACGATAGCGAGGGAGCTAAAGAAGGGGAAAGCCTACATAAAGATGGGCGATTTAGAGGATAAATATAGAAGTGAATGTGAGCTTTGGGGGTTAAAGGCTAGGAAGCATACACAGCTATGGAAAACGGTCAAAAACTTGGAAGGTATGGGTTTCATATCAACAAAGACTACGAGCACTAGGAGGGGGCGAACGACGTTAATAGGCTTGCCCACAATACCAGCCTTTCTACTTGAGAAAGAAGTATTAAAGCTCCTTATTGAGGAGGTTGAGGGGAAAGAGGTTTGGAAGTAG
- a CDS encoding TIGR04084 family radical SAM/SPASM domain-containing protein produces MRGDEGELRVLCYVLTTGRCNLKCSYCGGSFPEHLVPANVKYRIEDLKDFLSGAKDLTIAFYGGEPLLNPQVISSIMDRIEAKHFVIQTNGLLIERLPRDYWLQMDAVLLSIDGVEHITDLSRGRGVYKMVIEAAKKLRAMNYEGDLIARMTVTELSDIHRDVMHILSLEVFDHVHWQLNAVWNPNKSSFSSWLKESYIPKMSTLIETWTVKALRGKLMGIAPFKALLYAMIKEQSLGMPPCGAGWHALAVNTNGDVLACPIAVDAKWAKLGNVRSSTCQELLEKVKIEEPCISCHYVNLCGGRCLYSYYERLWGDDGFKLLCLTTQSLIDKLHEIKPRIKKAVKKSIIKLEELRYPPFLNTIEIIP; encoded by the coding sequence TTGAGAGGAGACGAAGGTGAACTTAGAGTGTTATGTTATGTGCTAACAACAGGGAGATGCAATTTAAAGTGTAGCTATTGTGGTGGAAGTTTTCCAGAGCATCTAGTACCAGCTAATGTCAAATACAGGATAGAGGACCTAAAAGACTTCCTAAGTGGTGCTAAAGATCTCACAATAGCCTTCTATGGTGGAGAACCACTACTTAACCCGCAAGTAATATCAAGCATCATGGATAGGATCGAGGCAAAGCACTTCGTAATCCAAACCAACGGTCTCTTAATCGAGAGGCTACCAAGAGACTACTGGCTTCAAATGGATGCAGTCTTACTATCAATTGATGGGGTCGAGCACATTACGGACCTCAGCAGAGGTAGAGGAGTTTACAAGATGGTTATTGAAGCCGCTAAGAAGCTGAGGGCAATGAACTATGAAGGTGACCTCATAGCGAGAATGACCGTAACGGAACTAAGCGATATACATCGAGACGTCATGCATATCTTGTCCCTCGAAGTCTTTGATCATGTACATTGGCAACTCAATGCTGTATGGAACCCTAACAAATCCAGCTTTAGTTCTTGGCTTAAAGAGAGTTACATACCGAAGATGAGCACATTAATAGAGACGTGGACCGTAAAGGCGTTGAGAGGGAAGTTGATGGGTATAGCCCCATTTAAAGCACTACTATACGCTATGATTAAAGAGCAAAGTCTAGGAATGCCTCCCTGCGGAGCTGGGTGGCACGCTTTGGCTGTGAATACCAACGGTGACGTCCTAGCCTGCCCAATAGCAGTTGACGCTAAATGGGCAAAACTTGGAAATGTGAGGTCCTCAACTTGTCAAGAACTTCTCGAAAAGGTGAAGATAGAAGAACCTTGCATTAGCTGTCACTACGTTAATTTGTGTGGAGGTCGCTGCCTCTACTCATACTACGAGAGATTATGGGGTGATGATGGCTTCAAATTATTATGCCTCACCACTCAATCCCTCATAGATAAGCTTCATGAGATCAAACCGAGAATCAAGAAGGCAGTTAAGAAAAGCATCATTAAGCTAGAGGAATTAAGGTACCCTCCCTTCCTTAACACGATAGAGATAATACCATAA
- a CDS encoding helix-turn-helix domain-containing protein, giving the protein MEVEDILGSKAKVRILKILIDREELNISAIAREAGINHRTAMRHLEELKKMGIITEKVFGRVRIFRVNASNIRVEALRKLFKSLGEGLEGKDG; this is encoded by the coding sequence TTGGAAGTAGAGGATATACTTGGCTCTAAGGCGAAGGTGAGGATACTAAAGATCTTAATAGATAGGGAGGAGCTTAACATAAGTGCTATTGCTAGGGAAGCTGGGATAAATCACAGGACGGCCATGCGTCACTTGGAAGAGTTGAAGAAAATGGGGATAATTACGGAAAAGGTATTTGGGAGAGTAAGAATATTTAGAGTTAATGCATCTAACATAAGAGTCGAGGCTCTAAGGAAGCTATTTAAATCTCTTGGTGAAGGGCTTGAAGGTAAGGATGGTTGA
- a CDS encoding electron transfer flavoprotein subunit alpha/FixB family protein, translating to MVELLVLAEHRQGQLRDVTFEMLTKALDLAGKIGAEVTSVVLGKETKQLIEALADFSNRVICVEDPVFEVFNSDFYQAALSKIINDRRPLLTLIGHTYYGLDLAPRLAAALNIPIATDCMDLRFEDGSLVVTRQMYGGKVNAIVRVRKSESYIVSIRPGSFRIQKPSPPLSGKVEKISLPLEGVVSKKRFVEYVPPPPGGVDITAASIIVSIGRGIKDKSNIPLAEELANVLGGVLACSRPIVDLGWLPSDRQVGMSGKTVKPKLYLALGISGAFQHVMGMKGSDLVIAINKDARAPIFGYSDYGVVEDLFKIVPVLKSKIEELKTKRA from the coding sequence GTGGTTGAGTTGCTTGTTCTTGCTGAGCATAGACAAGGTCAACTAAGAGATGTCACTTTTGAGATGTTAACTAAGGCTCTTGACCTTGCCGGCAAGATCGGTGCCGAGGTGACGTCTGTAGTACTCGGTAAGGAGACGAAACAACTCATAGAGGCTTTAGCTGATTTCTCGAATAGAGTTATCTGTGTTGAAGATCCAGTGTTCGAGGTCTTCAATTCGGACTTCTATCAAGCTGCCCTTTCGAAGATCATTAATGATAGGAGGCCACTATTAACATTGATTGGGCACACATATTATGGCCTTGATCTTGCACCTAGACTTGCAGCTGCACTAAATATCCCAATAGCTACTGACTGTATGGATCTTCGTTTTGAGGATGGATCTCTCGTAGTCACACGCCAGATGTATGGTGGAAAGGTTAATGCTATAGTGAGAGTACGTAAATCTGAGAGCTACATAGTGAGCATAAGACCAGGAAGTTTTCGAATTCAGAAGCCATCCCCACCTTTGAGTGGTAAAGTAGAGAAAATCTCATTGCCTCTAGAAGGGGTCGTCTCTAAGAAACGTTTTGTAGAATACGTTCCTCCACCACCGGGAGGAGTGGATATAACAGCTGCTAGCATCATAGTCTCAATAGGAAGGGGGATAAAGGATAAGAGTAACATCCCACTCGCTGAGGAGCTAGCCAATGTGCTTGGTGGAGTGTTAGCCTGCTCACGTCCAATCGTTGACTTGGGGTGGCTCCCATCTGACCGTCAAGTAGGGATGAGTGGAAAGACCGTCAAGCCAAAGCTCTATCTTGCCTTGGGGATCAGCGGTGCTTTCCAGCATGTGATGGGTATGAAGGGCTCCGACTTAGTAATAGCAATAAATAAGGATGCAAGGGCTCCAATATTTGGATATTCAGACTATGGCGTCGTTGAGGACCTATTTAAGATAGTGCCAGTGCTAAAGAGTAAGATTGAGGAGTTAAAGACTAAAAGAGCGTGA
- a CDS encoding molybdenum cofactor biosynthesis protein MoaB translates to MSRTTHEHKKRAPPKISFYVIVTSDTLYRMIKMGEKVEDENGLRIMNLVTTKGHDFKGRSIVPNDPNIIKQEIERVVDNLKPDVIITTGGTGLGKRDVTIEVVEGLVEKKIPGFGELFRFISYNEIGSSAMLTRAIAGVYKGTVIFSIPGSPHAIEMALSKLIIPEAGHIVAHVRE, encoded by the coding sequence ATGAGCAGGACAACTCATGAACATAAGAAGAGGGCCCCACCAAAGATTTCCTTCTACGTCATAGTAACTAGTGATACTCTTTACAGGATGATTAAGATGGGAGAGAAGGTTGAAGATGAGAATGGCTTAAGGATCATGAACTTGGTGACTACGAAAGGCCACGACTTTAAAGGTAGGTCCATAGTTCCAAACGACCCGAACATTATAAAACAAGAAATAGAGAGGGTTGTGGATAATCTTAAACCTGATGTGATAATAACCACTGGCGGTACCGGGTTGGGGAAGAGGGACGTAACCATTGAGGTTGTGGAGGGGCTTGTTGAAAAGAAGATACCTGGCTTTGGAGAGCTATTTAGGTTTATAAGTTACAATGAGATAGGCAGCTCAGCAATGCTGACGAGAGCGATTGCGGGAGTTTACAAGGGAACTGTGATCTTTTCAATTCCTGGATCACCTCATGCCATTGAGATGGCTTTAAGTAAGCTAATAATTCCAGAAGCTGGCCACATAGTAGCTCATGTGAGGGAATGA
- the moaC gene encoding cyclic pyranopterin monophosphate synthase MoaC, producing the protein MVDITHKNDVYREAEAEGFIKLGPKTLEIIREGKIEKGDVFSVSSAAAILAAKRTSDLLPLCHPLPLTNVSIKFDIEDDGIRVKAKAKTVSKTGVEMEALVAVSIALLNVWDMVKKYEKDENGQYPHTEITNIKVKSKVKGDLNEQDNS; encoded by the coding sequence ATGGTTGACATAACTCATAAGAACGATGTTTACAGGGAAGCTGAAGCTGAAGGCTTCATAAAATTGGGACCTAAGACTTTAGAGATAATACGTGAAGGTAAGATAGAGAAGGGCGATGTATTTTCTGTTTCAAGTGCTGCTGCGATATTAGCAGCTAAAAGAACATCGGATTTATTGCCGCTATGCCATCCACTGCCCTTAACTAATGTCTCCATAAAGTTTGACATAGAGGATGATGGTATAAGAGTTAAGGCTAAAGCTAAAACTGTGAGCAAGACCGGGGTCGAAATGGAGGCTCTAGTTGCTGTCAGCATAGCGCTCCTCAATGTATGGGACATGGTGAAGAAGTATGAGAAGGATGAAAATGGTCAATACCCTCACACCGAGATTACTAACATAAAGGTGAAGAGTAAAGTAAAGGGGGATCTAAATGAGCAGGACAACTCATGA